The DNA sequence AGTTGTCTACTTAATCGTTAATATAGTGAAAACTACATAGGCACACATTATCGAATTACCCAAGtaactctaaaaaaaaatatctccaaGTGTTTCAACCCTCGACAcccaccccccaacccccaaccccccgCTAGTTTGTAAAAGAACtagtaaagaaaataatattctaaccaaaaaaaaaaatgcaagattGGCTGATTCCGAAGGTCTGAGGCCCCAAAAAATCAACCCATAAACGcaaaacaaccaaatataaGACATCTCACCCATAATAGACTGAACCACAGAGAGCAGGAAAGAGGGGGACcatgttaccaaaaaagaaaaaaaaaaaaagaccgaAGATGCTTTCCTTGTACTCAAAAGGTCACACCAGGCCATGCAATAAGTCTTCATTTAAATCGAATGCACCATTTTGCATCCAATTTCTACTTCTAAGCCATATTTCTTAGGCAGGAAGCTATTGGAATATACCCTCAAACATCTATCTATACCATAAGATCAtcataaaataaagagaattttTGCAAAGAGCTTGAGTTAAAAATCCGAGATTTTAGCTTGAGCCCTTAATTAACTGCTAAGATATCACACACCCTCTAGATTTTGGGATGTTAGGGAGGTAGTCCAAAATGGCTTCTTATTTCGATGTATCATTCCATAAATTTTTGTCCTAAAATATCTTTCGACATACATAGGCGAGGATGAAAAAAAATCTCTCGATAAAACTCATTTTTGAAATCTAGCCTTTAAATGGAGGGTGCCCAACTCTTTATATACCTTCACATTTGTCTATTCACAATCAATGTGAGATTACTGCTTTCGCATAAAACCCCAACAAAACCATCTTGAATTGCCTTCTTTGTCTTAAAAAATCTAGAGGGTGGGTGATATCAATGGCTAAAATACAATTTGAGGACCTTTGACTTTCCATCCACAACTAAACACACCATGGAGGATCCAACGGATGCAAAAACTCAAGGGCATGAGAAACAGACCTAATCGTACAGACCATGCAAGAGTGCACAATTGGTGTGTCTAGGCATCATTTACACAATCAATTTCTTATGATTCTTTGACATATGAATTTCTCGCGAGATGATACAGTaggggaaaaatagaaaagttgCCAATTAAGCAAATTGTGGCCCCCACAGATATAAGTTCCAAAGAAATTGTGGTAGCTCAGggaaaaaaagtagaaaaaataggggaaagaaaggaaggatatACAGATGGTAAAGATGAGTACATATCTACTGTTTGATTCTCTCCTTTGCCTATATATTTGGATTTACGTTTTTTTGGGGAGTTACAAATTCTATCAGTGCCAGAGTCTGCTTTAGAAGAACCTCTGTTGCTTTCTTTGGTTGGTAAGGATGAAGGAAGCTCTGAGATACTTAGCAGGTGTTGCAGGTCCAAGTGGCTTTGGATCAAACTCAACTGCTGAACAAGTTACTGAAGATTCTCCTTGTTTAATCCCTCCTCAGTTAACAGCAATAATCACTGGTTAGTCACACCtaatctctttcttctcttttacctctagagagagagagagagagagagagtattggATTAGTTTAATTACAATCTTTGCTTGGTGCATAGAGATGGGTTTTTTAGATTTAATACAATCTTTAAAGGGTCTGAAAGGATCTTTTTTCTCTCATTAATGGGTCTGAAGGAattgttttttccattaatgAGAGATTTGATGAGGGTGGTTTATAATATGTATTTCCTCCTATAATTCTAAATAAACAAATCATTATCTTTTGTTGATTCCTTCTTTTTGGCAGTGTCAGGCTATTAGAATTCCTTCTTTCTTAATTCTCTCTAAGAACATCTGTGAAAAGgctccaaaaaaagaaagaggtttATGGGCTTGTGAAGTACAGAACTATAGATTTGTTTGGATATTAATATTCTGATTTGATCTTGTTATTGCTGTGAAGGGGGGACATCTGGGATTGGAGCTGAAACAGCAAGGGTGTTAGCAAAGAGAGGGGTAAGGCTTATAATTCCAGCAAGAGATGTAAAGAAAGCAGCTGAAATGAAGGAGAGAGTGCAAAAGGAGAGCCCACAAGCTGAGATAATCTTGTTGGAGATGGATCTCAGCTCATTAGCTTCTATCAAGAGATTCTGCTCTGAGTTCTTCTCCCTTGGATTACCACTTAATATACTCATGTGAGTTGTTActgtcatttttcttcttcttcttttttcttgagagggaagaaaaaaggagatcCCACATGCTGAGATAATCTTGCTGTAGATGGATCTCAGCTCATTAGTTTCACCTAAAAATTCGAACTGTTACGGAAAAGTAATAGTCCTTAAACGTCAAGctcatatggtttttttttttcgtatctAACCTCCCTACCTGGATACATGTTTGCTACTATTTCATCTAAAAACTTGAAATATTATACAAAGACAGCATagattttagaaagaaaaagcaaGCTTGAATAAGAatcttatctctttttttttttctttttctttttccatcttTGACAGAAACAATGCAGGGAAGTTTTCTCAGAAATTGGAGTTTTCTGAAGACAAAGTAGAGATGACTTTTGCTACAAATTACTTAGGTGAGCAATAAAAGTATTAAGTTCTCACCATTAATTATCTGGTTAATTAActttataaaaatgaaaagggaggggggtgggTGGTAATGATGTGGGCCCAATATTAATGACTTGTTCCATCACAGATGTTGGTTAATCTTGGGCCATGGCATGGGATGATGGGAGGGACCCATATCAAGATCCAACAGATGCTGACCTATGAAGCTGATCATCTCTTATTGGACCGACCAGACCAGACCCAGACCTTAGTGGTCGACCTTTTTATGATTTGGTGGCCCACAATGCATGCATAAGCTGATAGGCCACACGTGAATAATCCTTAGAATAATTTttgagaagaaaggaaaggaagtgCTTTAGTTTGGATAGAACTTCCTTTTTTCTCGGCGGGATTGGCGggggaaaatttcacttcaaaagaatctagaaattaattaattaattaatgagattatttatttatttatttatttattttttataattctgTGAAAAATAAAACGTTGTTGCAGGGCATTACTTTTTAACAGAGATGTTATTAGAGAAAATGATTGAAACAGCAAATCAAACCGGAATTGAAGGGAGGATTATCAACGTCTCATCCGTAATTCACAATTGGGTCAAAAGAGACGGTTTCCGTTTCGGTCTTATGTTCAATCCCCtcaggtttctctctctctctctctctctctctaaagctGTAAGATTGGAATAGATCCAGTTCTATTACGACCCTTTTGCATTTGGTCCAGTCCGCTTTTAGTTAGGCTGAATCGGTTTCAATCTGGTACAAAGCTGAACCGTGAATTTAAAATTTGGTTTCGATCTGGCTCAATTTCAGGTTGTTATCGGGTTTTATCGGaacaattttttattctaagagctcaaaccaaaactgaaccaatagGTGTTCGGTTCGATTCGTTTTTTTAGTATTAGGTTCGATTGGTCTAACCGTTTCAGGCTGGAATTTAACACCCCCTGGCACCCGACATCAGATACTGTTGAACAAAAGTACTTTTAAGAAACAGACAAACGTAATCCAATTTTAGGTTATTTCCAAAAGAAGATGCCATGTGGCATATATCCAATTTGTACAAGTACTGTTGGTCCGGTGATTGTGCCAAgaccttggttaaaaaaaatttactgtGAGAGTGAGAAGACTTATTTACTGTTTGACGTGGTGGGTGTAGCAGCTATAACGGGACTCGTGCATACGCTCAGACCAAGCTGGCTAATATCTTGCACGTCAAGGAAATCTCAAGGCAGCTCAAGGtgaattttggtttttagctTCTCTTTCCCAGGTCccaatcaaggttttaaaactcagttTTTGGATTGGGCTCGGTCTTGATAGATACTAATCTCGATTACCATGGATTGGGATCAATCTTGATCGATACCAATCTAGATTATCCCTCGACGAtcagtggattggtattggataGGTCAAGACTCAGGATCGATGTTGATCGATACTGATCCAATTCACATGGTTTCAACGATAGTGATCCAATGTTGAAACCATGGGTCCCATGCATGTTTAGCAgaatcataaaaatgaaaaattaaaagagaaagaaatggaaTTAAATTTCAAGAGGaacaaaatgatcaaaatggTTTAAAAAGAGGTaacaaaatgtgtttttttgttGGATGGAGACAGGCAAGGAATGCAAGAGTGACAATCAACGCTGTCCACCCTGGGATTGTGAAGACTGGAATTATCAGGGAGCATAAGAGCTTCATCACAGGCACGATACACCAACCTCtgattattctttctttttttttaagatttagggAGAATGTTTCCTGTCTGGTAATATAGATTATGCCAATAGGAAACACCCAATGAGTGCTCTTGAAATGGAATCATTTCTAGGCCAGGAGGTCATTTTAGGGTAGGGAgggtagggagagagagagagagaaccatggGAGCGTTAACATAAGTTATACTCCTGAACAAGAATCATTTCCActcatattatttatagagTTAATGACCCATCTCAACCACATCAGCAGAGGATAGGTGAATGTATTCCACCAGTGTgtttgcttttatttatttatttatttattttatgaattACCTGTAAATGAAAGACTCATTTGGCTATTCAACTGATCTGAACTCAGATTTTCACTTTTCAACTTCATTATTCAAATTCCAACCGACCGATAAGCAAGGCATAACATGTTTTGCTAATGTTTTCTCTCcagattcattttttttccttgtgtcAAAGTTGCTAAAGACAACATCTCAGGTTTGTTCCTATTCACAATCCTGCTCCCACcgccccaccaccaccacccccccccccaaaaaaaaaaaaaaaaaaaaggtttcctCCTAATCGTTCTGCAACTATGATCCTAATCTGAAATCTAGTTTCTCATTCTATTTATCTCAGGGTGCATCAACCACATGCTATGTAGCTTTAAACCAACAAATTAATGGGGTAAGTGGGAAATACTTTGCCGACTGTAATGAGATGAACTGTTCAAGTCTGACAAACGACGAATCTTTGGGACGAAAGCTTTGGAAGCAAACCAATGCACTGATCCGTAGACGATTATGGCAACCCACAAGCGAAAATGTTAATCTGCAGATGTGTATTCCGGTCATGTACAGACCTCTTCAATGAGAGCCAGTAAATATAAGGGAAAGTGATCATCATAGAT is a window from the Macadamia integrifolia cultivar HAES 741 chromosome 5, SCU_Mint_v3, whole genome shotgun sequence genome containing:
- the LOC122078441 gene encoding short-chain dehydrogenase TIC 32, chloroplastic-like isoform X1; the protein is MKEALRYLAGVAGPSGFGSNSTAEQVTEDSPCLIPPQLTAIITGGTSGIGAETARVLAKRGVRLIIPARDVKKAAEMKERVQKESPQAEIILLEMDLSSLASIKRFCSEFFSLGLPLNILINNAGKFSQKLEFSEDKVEMTFATNYLGHYFLTEMLLEKMIETANQTGIEGRIINVSSVIHNWVKRDGFRFGLMFNPLSSYNGTRAYAQTKLANILHVKEISRQLKARNARVTINAVHPGIVKTGIIREHKSFITDSFFFLVSKLLKTTSQGASTTCYVALNQQINGVSGKYFADCNEMNCSSLTNDESLGRKLWKQTNALIRRRLWQPTSENVNLQMCIPVMYRPLQ
- the LOC122078441 gene encoding short-chain dehydrogenase TIC 32 B, chloroplastic-like isoform X2, with protein sequence MKEALRYLAGVAGPSGFGSNSTAEQVTEDSPCLIPPQLTAIITGGTSGIGAETARVLAKRGVRLIIPARDVKKAAEMKERVQKESPQAEIILLEMDLSSLASIKRFCSEFFSLGLPLNILINNAGKFSQKLEFSEDKVEMTFATNYLGHYFLTEMLLEKMIETANQTGIEGRIINVSSVIHNWVKRDGFRFGLMFNPLSYNGTRAYAQTKLANILHVKEISRQLKARNARVTINAVHPGIVKTGIIREHKSFITDSFFFLVSKLLKTTSQGASTTCYVALNQQINGVSGKYFADCNEMNCSSLTNDESLGRKLWKQTNALIRRRLWQPTSENVNLQMCIPVMYRPLQ